One region of Oryzomonas sagensis genomic DNA includes:
- a CDS encoding nitroreductase family protein encodes MSLVTIDHSTCRRDGMCSEVCPPALFEVDGEGFPVFRAGGEQDCITCGHCVAVCPQGAVHHERIPLEESLPIDPALTVSVPALDQLVRSRRSVREFRDEPVPQALVREVIEVARWAPSAVNRQPVHWLVIQTPDEVKRLAGLVIDYLRQSNRLEPRYTRYIDLWEQGKDPILRNAPHLAVIHAPDEWLWSSVDSTIALTQFELAAVAQGIGTCWAGFLMRAANGHPPLKEALGIPEDHSVYGALMYGFPRYRYPRVPPRQEARIQWR; translated from the coding sequence ATGAGTCTGGTAACGATTGATCACAGCACCTGCCGACGTGACGGCATGTGCAGCGAAGTATGCCCGCCGGCGCTTTTCGAGGTGGATGGGGAGGGATTTCCCGTTTTCCGCGCCGGCGGCGAGCAGGACTGCATCACCTGCGGTCACTGCGTCGCCGTCTGCCCCCAGGGGGCGGTTCACCACGAAAGAATTCCCCTGGAGGAGTCGCTCCCCATCGATCCCGCCCTGACGGTTTCCGTCCCGGCCCTGGACCAGCTCGTGAGGAGCCGCCGCTCGGTCAGGGAGTTCCGGGATGAGCCGGTGCCCCAGGCCCTGGTCAGGGAGGTCATCGAAGTGGCCCGCTGGGCCCCCTCGGCCGTGAACCGCCAGCCGGTGCACTGGCTGGTGATCCAGACCCCGGACGAGGTGAAGCGCCTGGCCGGGCTGGTGATCGATTACCTGCGCCAGAGCAACAGGCTGGAACCGCGCTACACCCGGTATATCGATCTGTGGGAACAGGGCAAGGATCCGATCCTGCGCAATGCGCCCCACCTGGCCGTTATCCACGCCCCGGACGAATGGCTCTGGAGCTCGGTGGACAGCACCATCGCCCTGACCCAGTTTGAACTGGCGGCCGTCGCCCAGGGCATCGGCACCTGCTGGGCCGGCTTCCTGATGCGTGCGGCCAACGGGCATCCTCCGCTCAAGGAGGCGCTCGGCATCCCCGAGGATCACAGCGTCTACGGGGCGCTGATGTATGGTTTTCCCCGCTATCGTTACCCCCGCGTCCCACCGCGCCAGGAGGCGCGAATCCAGTGGAGATAA
- a CDS encoding TetR/AcrR family transcriptional regulator yields MAKLDKRSEIVRAAVQIIADQGFHGSPMAMIAERAGVAAGTIYCYFESKDILIKELYREIEGKLLEALRVGYQTERPIRERFLHLGINFLKYFVAHPLESKYMEQFHNSPYGVDLRRGRFAKEFKDDDLLYLELFEQGVAQQVIKDLPTILLFALAFGPVITLTRDHILGFIELDDALIEKTIAACWDGIKR; encoded by the coding sequence ATGGCAAAACTTGATAAGCGTAGTGAAATAGTGCGTGCGGCGGTGCAGATCATCGCCGACCAGGGATTCCATGGCTCCCCCATGGCCATGATCGCCGAGCGGGCCGGGGTGGCGGCCGGGACGATCTACTGCTACTTCGAGAGCAAGGACATCCTCATCAAGGAGTTGTATCGGGAGATAGAGGGGAAATTACTGGAGGCGCTCCGGGTTGGCTACCAGACGGAACGGCCCATCAGGGAGCGTTTTCTGCACCTCGGCATCAACTTCCTCAAGTACTTCGTTGCCCACCCCCTCGAATCCAAGTACATGGAGCAGTTTCACAACTCCCCCTATGGAGTGGACCTGCGCCGGGGCAGGTTTGCCAAAGAATTCAAGGACGACGACCTCCTGTATCTGGAGTTGTTCGAGCAGGGAGTCGCCCAGCAGGTCATCAAGGACCTGCCCACTATCTTACTCTTTGCTCTGGCCTTCGGACCAGTGATCACCTTGACCCGGGACCATATTCTCGGGTTTATAGAACTGGACGACGCGCTCATTGAGAAGACCATCGCGGCATGCTGGGACGGCATCAAACGATAG
- a CDS encoding cupin domain-containing protein, translated as MTEQAKNFTAAHIGPLEGLLNHDFRGLKGKYFIGGELGLTGCEASLNRLPAGKAMPFVHAHRKNEELYIVLRGNGTFFVDGDEFPVQEGSLVRVAPQGERSWKAGDEDLYFICIQAEENSLSQATLEDGFRIPTAKASWMAE; from the coding sequence ATGACGGAGCAGGCGAAAAACTTCACGGCAGCCCATATCGGCCCGTTGGAAGGCCTTTTGAACCACGACTTCCGCGGACTCAAGGGCAAGTATTTCATCGGCGGAGAGTTGGGACTTACCGGCTGCGAGGCTTCCCTCAACCGGCTTCCGGCCGGCAAGGCCATGCCTTTTGTCCATGCCCACAGGAAAAACGAAGAGCTCTACATCGTGCTGCGCGGCAACGGCACGTTCTTCGTGGACGGCGACGAATTCCCGGTCCAGGAGGGAAGCTTGGTACGGGTGGCCCCCCAGGGCGAGCGGTCGTGGAAAGCCGGCGATGAGGACCTGTACTTCATCTGCATCCAGGCCGAGGAAAACAGCCTGAGCCAGGCCACCCTGGAGGATGGATTTCGCATCCCGACGGCCAAGGCGTCCTGGATGGCGGAGTAG
- a CDS encoding flavodoxin family protein, translated as MKVIAINGSPRKKWNTATLLGKALEGAAAQGAETELVHLYDLDYKGCVSCFACKTRGGKSYGTCGFTDGLTPLLNRIIEADALIIGSPIYFGSVTGETRSFLERLLFPYLTYTLPYASIAPKQIATGFIYTMNVTDEQSTTYGYEHLFNSHARYLQLIFGQQPETLCSFDTCQVSDYSKVLIESFDPAHKAKRREEVFPLDCQQAYDLGARLAGKGQ; from the coding sequence ATGAAGGTCATTGCCATAAACGGAAGTCCGAGAAAAAAATGGAACACGGCGACCCTGCTGGGCAAGGCCCTGGAAGGGGCCGCCGCGCAGGGGGCCGAGACCGAGCTTGTCCACCTCTACGACCTTGACTACAAAGGGTGCGTGAGTTGTTTCGCCTGCAAGACCCGAGGGGGCAAAAGCTATGGCACTTGCGGTTTCACCGACGGTTTGACGCCACTCCTGAACAGGATCATCGAGGCCGACGCCCTAATCATCGGGTCGCCGATCTATTTCGGCTCGGTGACCGGCGAGACCCGCTCCTTCCTTGAGCGCCTGCTGTTTCCCTACCTGACCTACACCCTGCCCTATGCATCCATCGCCCCCAAGCAGATCGCCACCGGGTTCATCTATACGATGAATGTTACGGACGAACAGAGCACGACATACGGCTACGAGCACCTTTTCAACTCCCATGCCCGTTACCTGCAACTGATCTTCGGGCAGCAGCCCGAAACGTTGTGCAGCTTCGACACTTGTCAGGTCAGCGATTACTCCAAGGTGCTGATCGAGAGTTTCGACCCCGCTCACAAGGCAAAGCGACGCGAAGAGGTATTTCCCCTGGACTGCCAGCAGGCGTATGACTTGGGGGCCAGGCTTGCCGGGAAGGGGCAATGA
- the gabD gene encoding NADP-dependent succinate-semialdehyde dehydrogenase, producing MLTLQDPTLFRQQCYIDGQWLHAADGGTISVNNPATDEIIGTVPRMGASETRTAIAAANAAYPAWRARTAADRSRLLRRWYELLLENQEDLAILMTAEQGKPLAESRGEIAYAASFIEWFAEEGKRVYGDTIPTVQNDKRIVVIKEPIGVCAAITPWNFPAAMITRKAGPALAVGCTMVLKPASQTPYSALALAVLAERAGIPAGVFNVVTGVSGAIGGEMTANPIVRKLTFTGSTEIGKLLMQQCAGTVKKVAMELGGNAPFIVFDDADLDAAVEGAIASKYRNSGQTCVCTNRFLVQAGIYDAFAEKLSAAVGRLKVGDGLKGDTQQGPLIDMKAVEKVEEHIADALAKGARIVAGGKRHELGGSFFQPTILADVTPAMAVAREETFGPLAPLFRFTTDEEAVAMANDTEFGLASYFYSRDIGRVWRVAEALEYGIVGINTGLISSAVVPFGGVKESGVGREGSRYGVDDFLEIKYLCMGGI from the coding sequence ATGCTCACCTTACAAGACCCGACCCTTTTTCGCCAGCAATGCTATATCGACGGCCAGTGGCTTCATGCCGCGGACGGCGGCACCATTTCGGTCAACAACCCGGCCACCGATGAAATCATCGGCACGGTTCCCCGGATGGGCGCAAGCGAGACCCGCACCGCCATCGCGGCGGCCAACGCGGCCTATCCGGCTTGGCGGGCCAGGACCGCTGCGGATCGTTCCCGGCTCCTGCGCCGCTGGTACGAGTTGCTGTTGGAAAATCAGGAGGACCTGGCGATCCTCATGACCGCCGAACAGGGCAAGCCGCTGGCCGAATCCCGGGGCGAGATCGCCTATGCCGCCTCGTTCATCGAATGGTTCGCCGAGGAGGGAAAGCGGGTCTACGGCGACACCATCCCCACCGTGCAGAACGACAAGCGGATCGTCGTCATCAAGGAACCGATCGGCGTCTGCGCCGCCATCACCCCCTGGAACTTCCCCGCCGCCATGATCACCCGCAAGGCCGGACCGGCCCTGGCCGTCGGCTGCACCATGGTCCTCAAACCGGCCAGTCAGACCCCCTATTCTGCCCTGGCCCTGGCCGTGCTGGCCGAGCGGGCCGGCATCCCGGCCGGGGTGTTCAACGTGGTCACCGGGGTCTCCGGCGCCATCGGCGGCGAGATGACCGCCAACCCCATCGTCCGCAAGCTGACCTTCACCGGCTCGACGGAAATCGGCAAACTGCTCATGCAGCAGTGCGCCGGGACGGTCAAGAAGGTGGCCATGGAGTTGGGGGGCAACGCACCCTTCATCGTGTTCGACGATGCCGACCTGGATGCCGCGGTGGAAGGGGCTATCGCCTCCAAGTATCGCAACAGCGGCCAGACCTGCGTCTGCACCAATCGCTTCCTGGTGCAGGCCGGCATCTACGACGCCTTTGCCGAAAAATTGTCCGCCGCCGTGGGCAGGCTGAAAGTGGGCGACGGGCTCAAGGGGGACACCCAGCAGGGGCCGCTGATCGACATGAAGGCCGTGGAGAAGGTGGAGGAACACATCGCCGACGCCCTTGCCAAGGGGGCGCGCATCGTCGCCGGCGGAAAGCGGCACGAACTGGGCGGCAGCTTCTTCCAGCCCACCATCCTGGCCGATGTCACCCCTGCCATGGCGGTGGCCCGGGAAGAGACCTTCGGCCCGCTGGCGCCCCTGTTCCGTTTTACCACCGACGAGGAAGCGGTTGCCATGGCCAACGACACCGAATTCGGGCTTGCCTCCTACTTCTACAGCCGGGATATCGGCCGGGTCTGGCGGGTGGCCGAGGCCCTGGAATACGGGATTGTCGGCATCAATACCGGCCTCATCTCGTCCGCAGTTGTCCCCTTCGGCGGGGTAAAGGAATCGGGGGTCGGCCGGGAGGGGTCCCGGTACGGCGTCGATGACTTTTTGGAGATCAAGTACCTCTGCATGGGCGGGATCTGA
- a CDS encoding flavodoxin family protein, whose translation MKIVCLLGSPRTKGSSATIANHLLKTAGDLGAETRSFELNRLAYRGCQACYACKTKLDRCALKDDLSEVLAAVSEADAVVLASPVYYGDITSQLKGFIDRSYSYLVPDYITNPQPSRLAPKKLVFVQTQGQPEEAAFSDIFPRYEGFLKWMGFGETTLIRACGIGPGRTDVVPGHILQQAEEAARALMA comes from the coding sequence ATGAAAATCGTTTGTCTGCTGGGAAGCCCCCGCACCAAGGGGAGCAGTGCCACCATCGCCAACCATCTTCTGAAAACCGCCGGGGATCTGGGGGCGGAAACGCGGTCCTTTGAATTGAACCGTCTTGCCTACCGCGGCTGCCAGGCGTGCTATGCCTGCAAGACCAAACTCGACCGATGCGCGCTCAAAGACGACCTGAGCGAGGTATTGGCCGCAGTGAGCGAGGCGGACGCGGTGGTGCTGGCCTCGCCGGTCTATTACGGCGACATCACCAGCCAACTCAAGGGCTTCATCGACCGCAGCTACTCCTACCTGGTCCCCGACTATATCACCAACCCGCAGCCGAGCCGCCTGGCGCCCAAAAAGCTGGTCTTCGTCCAGACCCAGGGGCAGCCGGAAGAGGCGGCATTTTCCGATATCTTCCCGCGCTACGAAGGGTTCCTGAAATGGATGGGGTTCGGCGAGACCACGCTGATCCGCGCCTGCGGCATCGGCCCCGGTAGAACCGACGTCGTGCCGGGGCACATCCTGCAACAGGCCGAGGAAGCGGCGCGCGCCTTGATGGCATAA
- a CDS encoding epoxyqueuosine reductase: MEERIRAMICRFVGESPTGRFPESDEPYFDEPLVGYAAADDPLFDDYKRIIGAFHRTPHEVMELGFGTGVRAATVISWILPITQPTRDSNRREEVHPSPAWARTRNFGEQFNAALRRHVTEWLAEQGHRAVAPQLEATWREYPETPVGRASTWSERHAAYAAGLGTFSLNDALITPRGIAHRCGSVITDLPLMPSPRPYPGPYHNCLYYREKSCGACIGRCPAGAISYQGHDKDACGRYVYGTAVAAVAEKYGVTQTGCGLCQTRVPCEGQIPAGTINT; the protein is encoded by the coding sequence ATGGAAGAGCGCATCCGCGCCATGATCTGCCGCTTTGTCGGGGAAAGCCCGACCGGGCGTTTTCCCGAGAGCGATGAGCCGTATTTCGATGAACCGCTGGTCGGCTATGCCGCGGCCGACGATCCACTCTTCGATGACTACAAACGGATCATCGGAGCGTTTCACCGTACGCCGCACGAGGTGATGGAGCTCGGTTTCGGCACCGGCGTGCGGGCGGCCACGGTCATTTCCTGGATTCTGCCCATCACCCAGCCGACGCGGGACAGCAACCGCCGGGAAGAGGTCCATCCTTCTCCGGCCTGGGCCCGAACCCGGAACTTCGGCGAGCAGTTCAACGCCGCCCTGCGCCGCCATGTGACGGAGTGGCTGGCCGAACAGGGACACCGCGCCGTGGCGCCCCAGCTGGAAGCGACCTGGCGCGAATACCCCGAAACCCCGGTCGGGAGAGCCTCCACCTGGTCGGAGCGCCACGCCGCCTATGCCGCCGGTCTGGGCACCTTCAGCCTGAACGACGCCCTGATCACCCCCCGCGGGATCGCCCATCGCTGCGGCAGCGTGATTACCGACCTGCCGTTGATGCCGAGCCCGCGCCCCTACCCCGGCCCCTATCACAACTGCCTCTATTACCGGGAGAAGAGTTGCGGCGCCTGCATCGGACGTTGCCCGGCCGGGGCTATTTCGTACCAGGGACACGATAAGGACGCCTGCGGCCGTTACGTCTACGGCACGGCGGTGGCGGCGGTCGCGGAGAAATACGGCGTAACCCAGACCGGGTGCGGCCTCTGCCAGACCAGGGTCCCGTGCGAGGGGCAAATCCCGGCCGGAACGATCAACACGTGA
- the merA gene encoding mercury(II) reductase has product MTTSGIPDLIILGSGSTAFAGALRATSHGARVLMFEKSVLGGTCINWGCIPSKTLIHAALFNHEAHLGMRLGLGLEDGRQGVACEALFAHREKVVRTLRQERYLDVLKNMSGLELVKGTARFIDPHTIEANDKRYRSPRFLVAVGGKPRIPPIPGIEGCNYLTSRSALLMKELPPSLVIVGGGVIAVELGQMYHRLGCRVTILEHGPHLLPTVEREAAEALRAVLVGEGIKVVTNVTICSADRAGDVNVLSADVCGRRHEYTAQRLLLAVGTGPATEGLGLEQANVGTDPKGFIVTDGRMRTSTGGIWAAGDVTGRMLIATVGARQAIVAVDDMFNEGCGCTMDYLSAPMAIFTDPEIGMVGHTEESARQAGFEVAVNVMPVSAIPKAHVTGHTAGMIKMIADRPTGRLLGVHLACHRGADLINEAALALHLKATVADLATTMHVYPSIGEGLKLCAQGFDRDISRLSCCAE; this is encoded by the coding sequence ATGACAACCAGCGGCATACCCGACCTGATCATCCTCGGCTCCGGTTCCACCGCCTTTGCGGGGGCATTGCGCGCCACCTCCCACGGCGCACGGGTGCTCATGTTCGAAAAGAGCGTTCTGGGAGGCACCTGCATCAACTGGGGTTGTATCCCCAGCAAGACCCTCATCCACGCGGCCCTGTTCAATCACGAGGCCCATCTGGGGATGAGGCTCGGGCTCGGACTTGAGGATGGCAGGCAGGGCGTCGCTTGCGAGGCGCTCTTCGCCCACCGGGAAAAGGTCGTGCGCACGCTCCGCCAGGAACGCTACCTGGACGTGCTCAAAAACATGTCCGGTCTGGAACTCGTCAAGGGGACCGCACGCTTCATCGACCCGCACACCATCGAAGCCAACGACAAACGGTATCGCTCTCCCCGTTTTCTTGTCGCGGTGGGTGGCAAGCCGCGCATCCCCCCTATTCCGGGGATCGAAGGGTGCAACTATCTGACGAGCCGGAGCGCCCTGCTGATGAAGGAGCTTCCCCCATCCCTGGTCATCGTGGGGGGCGGCGTCATTGCCGTCGAACTGGGGCAGATGTACCATCGCCTGGGCTGCCGCGTGACGATCCTCGAACACGGACCGCATCTCTTGCCGACCGTGGAGCGGGAAGCGGCCGAAGCGCTCCGCGCGGTGCTGGTTGGGGAAGGCATCAAGGTGGTGACGAATGTGACCATCTGTTCGGCCGATCGTGCGGGGGATGTGAATGTACTCTCCGCCGATGTGTGCGGCAGGCGCCACGAATACACCGCCCAACGACTGCTCCTGGCGGTGGGGACCGGCCCGGCCACGGAAGGGCTCGGCCTGGAACAGGCGAACGTGGGGACGGACCCGAAGGGCTTTATTGTCACCGATGGGCGCATGCGCACCTCAACCGGCGGCATCTGGGCGGCCGGTGACGTGACCGGCAGGATGCTGATCGCCACGGTGGGAGCCCGTCAGGCCATCGTGGCGGTCGACGACATGTTCAACGAGGGGTGCGGCTGCACCATGGATTACCTGTCGGCCCCCATGGCGATCTTCACGGACCCGGAGATCGGCATGGTGGGCCATACCGAGGAAAGCGCCCGGCAAGCCGGTTTTGAGGTGGCGGTCAACGTCATGCCGGTCAGCGCCATTCCCAAGGCCCACGTCACCGGCCACACCGCCGGGATGATCAAGATGATCGCCGACCGGCCGACCGGGCGGCTCCTGGGGGTGCATCTGGCCTGCCACCGGGGGGCGGACCTGATCAACGAGGCGGCCCTGGCCCTGCACCTGAAGGCAACCGTGGCGGATCTGGCCACCACCATGCACGTCTACCCCTCCATCGGCGAAGGGCTGAAGCTTTGCGCCCAGGGGTTCGACAGGGATATCAGCAGGCTCTCCTGCTGCGCCGAATAA
- a CDS encoding TetR/AcrR family transcriptional regulator — MKKKDTRGEIIRIGTEMIARQGYNATGIDAVLKEAGVPKGSFYHYFRSKEEFGLAVIDHFAERFEQRMEEFLGNENLAPLARIRDFFESGLTRVTQNQCTKGCLIGNLGQELADLNERFRARLDEIFGMWRERFAACLREAQSRGELSDAVDPAVTAGFILSGWEGAILRAKVMKSPQPMRDFVDLLFSAILGQK; from the coding sequence ATGAAAAAGAAAGACACACGAGGCGAGATCATCCGCATCGGCACCGAGATGATCGCCCGCCAAGGATACAACGCCACCGGCATCGACGCCGTTTTGAAAGAGGCCGGCGTCCCCAAGGGGTCGTTCTACCACTACTTCAGGAGCAAGGAAGAGTTCGGCCTGGCGGTGATCGATCACTTCGCCGAACGCTTCGAGCAACGCATGGAGGAGTTCCTCGGCAACGAGAACCTTGCGCCGCTCGCCCGCATCCGCGATTTTTTTGAGAGCGGTCTGACGCGCGTGACCCAGAACCAGTGCACCAAGGGGTGCCTGATCGGCAACCTGGGGCAGGAACTGGCCGATCTGAACGAGCGCTTCCGCGCCCGGCTGGACGAGATCTTCGGCATGTGGCGGGAGCGCTTCGCCGCCTGTCTGCGCGAGGCCCAGAGCCGTGGGGAGCTTTCCGATGCGGTCGATCCGGCGGTAACGGCCGGTTTCATCCTTTCCGGCTGGGAAGGTGCGATCCTGCGGGCCAAGGTGATGAAATCGCCCCAGCCGATGCGGGACTTCGTCGATCTCCTCTTCAGCGCCATCCTGGGGCAGAAGTAA
- a CDS encoding flavin reductase family protein, with the protein MKQSIGAKTLATPTPVWLVGTYDEAGAANVMTAAWGGICCSQPPCLAVSLRKATYSHAAIVARKAFTVSIPSQAQVAQADYVGTVSGRDGDKFAACGWTAVKSDLVDAPYVDEVPLVVECRLLHIHELGLHTQFVGEIVDVKADEALIGAKGYPDITKVRPMIWDTAHMGYYGLGEFLGKAWEIGKAITTEGMK; encoded by the coding sequence ATGAAACAATCCATTGGAGCAAAGACACTGGCCACCCCAACCCCGGTGTGGCTGGTCGGCACCTATGACGAGGCGGGGGCGGCAAACGTCATGACCGCCGCCTGGGGCGGCATCTGCTGTTCCCAGCCCCCCTGCCTGGCGGTCTCCCTGCGCAAGGCGACCTACAGCCATGCCGCCATCGTGGCGCGCAAGGCGTTCACCGTCAGCATCCCCTCCCAGGCCCAGGTGGCGCAGGCCGATTATGTGGGGACCGTATCGGGCCGCGACGGGGACAAGTTCGCCGCCTGCGGCTGGACGGCGGTGAAAAGCGACCTGGTGGACGCCCCCTACGTGGACGAGGTGCCGCTGGTGGTGGAGTGCCGCCTGCTGCATATCCACGAACTGGGCCTGCACACCCAGTTCGTGGGGGAGATCGTGGACGTCAAGGCGGACGAGGCACTTATCGGTGCCAAGGGATACCCGGACATCACCAAAGTCAGGCCCATGATCTGGGACACGGCCCACATGGGATACTACGGCCTGGGGGAATTCCTGGGCAAGGCGTGGGAGATCGGCAAGGCCATCACAACGGAGGGAATGAAATGA